One window of the bacterium genome contains the following:
- a CDS encoding response regulator produces the protein MVPEGEQVRVAVVDDDSSMRTALARLLGVAQFNVRTFSSADQLLNSPAEFECVVIDVHLSGTSGIGLHAALRSAGREVPVILITGHDASSAEAYARTAGVPYLRKPVLARDLLRAMELAIRGGNRATGLEKRQRG, from the coding sequence ATGGTGCCGGAGGGAGAACAGGTTAGGGTCGCCGTGGTAGACGATGACTCCAGCATGCGGACCGCGCTTGCGCGCCTGCTCGGGGTCGCGCAGTTCAACGTCCGCACTTTCAGCTCGGCAGACCAGTTACTGAACAGTCCCGCGGAGTTTGAGTGCGTCGTGATCGACGTCCACCTGAGCGGGACGAGCGGGATAGGTCTCCACGCTGCCCTCAGGAGCGCGGGCCGCGAGGTGCCGGTCATTCTGATCACAGGCCACGACGCTTCCTCGGCCGAGGCGTATGCGCGCACGGCTGGGGTTCCTTATTTGAGGAAGCCCGTGCTAGCCCGCGACCTTCTGCGTGCGATGGAGTTGGCGATTAGGGGCGGCAACAGAGCGACGGGTCTCGAGAAGAGACAGAGGGGCTGA
- a CDS encoding response regulator, which produces MYSHLGSDQAGPPPSTPVIFVTDDDASFRTAISRLLRASGYEVETFNSAEAFLSRGATTKFGCLVLDLHLPGQSGFQLQETLARAGHDLPVVFVTGVGDVPQSVRAMKFGAVDFLLKPVARRDLVDAVERALGEAAQREARRAKRERLEARLRRLTPRERQVFERVVAGMLNKQIARELGAGLYTIKVHRARVMQKMEADSLTALIRMADELALPVSLPGPQGR; this is translated from the coding sequence ATGTACAGTCACCTCGGATCTGATCAGGCGGGCCCGCCACCGTCGACGCCGGTCATCTTCGTTACGGACGATGACGCGTCATTTCGCACGGCGATCAGCCGGCTGCTCAGGGCCTCCGGCTACGAGGTGGAAACCTTCAACTCCGCGGAGGCCTTTCTTTCCCGCGGGGCGACGACAAAGTTCGGCTGCCTGGTGTTGGACCTTCACCTGCCCGGGCAAAGCGGGTTCCAGCTCCAGGAGACCTTGGCCCGCGCGGGGCATGACTTGCCCGTAGTGTTCGTGACGGGCGTGGGCGATGTGCCGCAGAGCGTGCGCGCCATGAAATTCGGAGCCGTAGATTTTCTCCTCAAGCCAGTGGCTCGTCGCGATCTCGTCGACGCCGTTGAACGAGCTCTAGGAGAGGCGGCGCAGCGGGAAGCGCGGCGCGCCAAGCGTGAGCGGCTCGAAGCCCGGCTCCGGCGGTTGACCCCGCGCGAGCGCCAGGTCTTCGAACGGGTCGTGGCGGGGATGCTCAACAAGCAGATCGCGCGTGAACTTGGGGCTGGACTGTACACAATCAAGGTGCATCGCGCCCGCGTTATGCAGAAGATGGAGGCCGATTCACTCACCGCACTCATCCGGATGGCAGACGAACTGGCCCTTCCCGTGTCCCTGCCAGGCCCCCAGGGGCGCTGA